Sequence from the Fusobacterium periodonticum ATCC 33693 genome:
CAACTCCCTTAGGAAGAACATCTTGGATAAGTTCCATTAAAACTAATAAACTTAATGTTGTTGTACTAGATGGTTTTAAAACAACTGTATCTCCTGCTGCTAGTGCTGGAGCTAATTTCCAAGCTGCCATTAAGAATGGGAAGTTCCAAGGAATAATTTGTCCTACAACTCCTATAGGTTCTCTTAAAATTAAACTTAAAAACTTTTCATCTAAAACAGTTGCTTGTCCTTCATCTGCCAGGATACATCCTGCAAAATATCTGAAATGACTTGCTGCTAAAGGAATATCCACTAATCTTGTTTCTCTTATTGGCTTACCATTATCCATAGTTTCAACAGTTGCTAATAATTCTTTATTTTCATCTATGATATCAGCAATCTTATTTAAAATCTTAGCTCTTTCCTTTACAGTAGTTTTTCTCCAAGTTTTAAATGCTTCTTTTGCACTTTTAACTGCTAAATCTATATCACTTTCACTTGCATCTGGAAATTCTGATAATAATTCATTGTTATAAGGAGCATAAGTCTTTACCATAACCCCATTACTTGAATTTACCCACTCTCCATTTATAAACATCTTATATGATTTTTTTAATATATTTTCCATTTCATTCACCTCTTTTAAATTTAAAATTCTTGACCTTTTTTGTCATAATTAATTATAGCACAGAACTAAAAAAAATAAAAGAGAAATTCTTACAAAAAGTAAAAATTCCCCCTTTTATTCTATTCAAATTTATTCTTATAAAATTTTCCTGCTTTATCGCTCAAATTCCTTAAATAACGATATATTTTTTCATTATCATCACCAAAGAATAGAACTGAGTTTAATTTATCTGAATTTAATTTTCCATCTTCAATCAAGATAGGATTAACAACTCTTTTCTTTATACTCGCTATAATATTGGCAGTTTCTCCATACATTACAACATTTTCTACCTTACATTCCATAGAAACAGGACAAGCAGTAAATATCGGTGCGTCAATAAATTCTCCTATTTCATAATCCAATTTACTAAGTTGAATTTTATCTACTTTATGAAAAAATCCACCTATTTCAATCTCATCCATTAAGTTTTCACTAGGAATATTTACAGTAAATTCCTTGGAGTTCATAATTTGTTTAGCTGCATTACTTCTACAATGAAGTCCTATAACCATCATATCTCCCAATGTATATGATGAACTATTAGTTGTAAAATTATATTTAAAGTTAACATCCTTATATCCAAGTAAAATTACTGGAAAACCATAGTACAATTTTGAGGTTTCATAATTCTTTCTCATATTTTTTTATACCTTTCTAAATCATTAACCTAAATTTCTTTAGTATATTCTTTTAAAAATGCTTGTTCAGCCTTAGTTAAATAAGGTTTTAATTTTTCATAAACTTCTTTATGATAAATATTTAATTGTTCTTTTTCTTCTTTAGTTAAAAGACTTTTTACTATTCCATCTAAGTCAATAGGTGCATAAGTAATAGTTTCAAATTCTAAGAATTTACCATGTTCAGTTTCACAAGCTTCTTTTACTAGAAGTTCATTTTCTATTCTGATTCCATGGCTACCTTCGATATATGCTCCTGGCTCATTAGTAACTATCATTCCAACTTCCAATCTTTGAGGATTGTATTGGAATCTTATTCCATGTGGTCCTTCATGAACATTTAAAATATGTCCTACTCCATGTCCTGTTCCACATTTATAGTCTATTCCAACATTCCATAAGAATTGTCTAGCTAGAATATCTAAGTTTGTTCCTGTTGCTCCAAACAAGAATTTTGCTCTCGATAGTGCTAACATTCCTTTTAAAACTAAAGTATTGTCTATTTTTTCTTGTTTTCCAACTTTTCCTAAGAAGAAAGTTCTTGTTATATCAGTAGTTCCCTTTAAGTATGTTCCTCCTGAGTCAAGTAAATATACTCCATCTTCTATTTTAGTTGAATTTTTTTCAGGAGCTGAATAGTGCATCATAGCTGCATTTTTTCCAAAGGCTGAAATAGTATGGAAACTTAAATCTATATATCCTTCTATTTTTTCTCTTAAAGAATTAATTTTTTCTTCAGCAGAAAATTCTGTAATATTTCCCTTTTTATAGTTATTCTTTAGCCAATACATAAATTTAACTATAGCTACTCCATCTTGAACATGAATTTCTTTTGTGTTAGCTATTTCAGTTTCATTCTTATGTGACTTTAAATATGTACTAGGATTCATAGAATTGATTAAATTATTCTTACTGATAGCTTCATAAATAGCATAGCTAGTCTTATTGAAATCAACTAAGATATTTCCTTTTAATTTTTTGATATCTTCAAAGAATTCAAAATATCCTTTAACCTCTACTTTATTATCTTTAAAGTATTTTTTAGCTTCCTTTGTTAATTTATCTTCATTGATGTATAGGCTTGATTTCTTTTCAGAAATCACTGTAAATGATAGAGCTACAGGGTTATGTTGAACATCATCACCTCTGAAATTATATATCCAAGCTATGTCATCTAAGCTTGAGATAATATTATAGTCTGCATTCTTTTCTTTTAGACTTGCTCTTATTTCTTTTACTTTTTCCTTATATGATTTTCCAGTATATTTATCCTCTAAAATAAATATTCTTTCAGCTGCTAAAGCTGGTCTTTTTTCCCAAACTTCTGCTAATAAATCAAAATCAACAATCTTAAATTTTTTCTTTGAAAGAATTTCATTTACATCAGAAGATAAAAGTATCTTTGCATCTATTCCTATTTTTGAATTTTCTGCTAACTTAGAAACTATATATTCTTTATATGTAGGAACTCCTATATTACCTTGTTTAAATAATTTTATTTCACTACCTTTTAATTGATTTTCAGCTTGGATATGATATCTTCCATCTGTCCACAGACAAGCTTCATCATTGAATATAACTAAAATTCCTGCTGAACCAGTAAAACCTGATAAATACTCTCTCCCTTGAAAATATTCACCTATATATTCACTTTGATGATAGTCAGAACTTGTTACAATATAGGCATCTACTTTGTGTTTCTTCATACTTTTTCTAGCTGCTTCAATTCTTTTGTCAATTTCCATTCTAAGCTCCCTCCAATTTAATGAATTTTAATTTATTCTACTGTTACAGATTTTGCAAGATTTCTAGGTTTATCTACATCAAAACCTTTTTCTAAAGAAGTGTAATAAGCTAAATATTGTAGAGCAACAACTGCAAGAACAGGACTTAATAACTCCCCACTATCTTTGATTTGAATTACATCATCTACAACTTCAGGAACTAAACTTCCTTCTTTACAAACCCCAACAACATAAGCTCCTCTAGCCTTAACTTCTTTTATATTTGATACAACTTTTTCATCCATTTCTAAGTTAGTAGAGATGGCAACAACTAAAACTCCTTGTTCTATAAGGGCTATACTTCCATGCTTTAACTCCCCTGCAGCAAGAGCTTCAGTGTGAATATAGTTGATTTCCTTCATCTTCAAGCTACCTTCTCTAGCAACTTTTTCATCTATTCCTCTACCAAGATAGAAACCATTTTTTACATCTTTTATTCTCTTAGCAATTTCATGTATCTTTTCTTTTTCTTTTATAAGTCCACTTATATTTTCTTTTACTAAATTTATATCAGAAATATATTTTACATAATCTTTTTCTTCTAATTTTCCAAGTTTTGCTCCCATATATAGAGATAATAGATATAGAACTAAAACTTGTGAACTATATGCTTTTGTAGAAGCAACTGAGATTTCAGGTCCTGCAAGAGTATAGATAACATTGTCAGCTTCTCTTGTTATTGTTGAACCTAAAACATTAGATATTGCTAAAGTTTTGGCTCCTTTTTCTTTTGCATATTTCATTGACATTAAAGTATCAATAGTTTCTCCTGATTGACTTACAAAAATGGCTAAAGTCTTATCAGTTATTACAGGGTCATTGTATCTAAATTCAGAAGCTATATCTGTAAATACATCTATTCCCAATAGTTTTTTCATAAAATACTGTCCTTGTAAACCTGCATAGTAAGCTGTTCCACAAGCAACTATATAAATTCTATCTATATTATGTAGATTTATTCCTTCTAATTGTTCATCAAAATTTACATTCTTTTCTTTATCTGTGTAAACACCTAAAGTTTTTTCAAAAATTTCAGGTTGCTCTTCAATTTCTTTTATCATAAAGTGAGCATATCCACCTTTTGAAGCTTGTTCAAAGTTCCATTCAACTTTTTTAACTTCTCTTTTTACTTCTTTTTCATCTTTATCATAGACAGTCACATTGTCTTTTGTTACTAAAACAACATCTCCATCTTCAAGATAAATGATATCTCTTGTATATTTTAATATAGCTGATACATCAGAAGCTATAAAATTTTGATGTTCTCCAAGTCCAACAATTAAAGGACTATGACTTCTACAACAGATCATTCTATCAGGGAAATCTTTGTGAATTATAGCAAAGGCATAAGTTCCTCTTATTCTTTTTAAAACTTTTTTAAGAGTTGAGTATAAGTCTCCATCATATAGTTTTGAAAATAATTGAGCAACTACTTCTGAATCTGTATCTGAACTAAATTTTACACCTTGTTCCATTAATTCTTTTTTGATTTCTACATAGTTTTCAATAATTCCATTGTGTATAAGTGCAACATCTCTGTTTTCACTATAGTGAGGGTGAGCATTTCTATCTGTAGGTACTCCATGAGTTGCCCATCTAGTATGCCCTATACCTGTACAAGAAAGAACTTCAAATTGTTTCATATGATTTCTTAAATTATCTAATTTCCCTTCTTTCTTTTCTATTTGTATACCTTTGTCTGTTACAAATGCAATACCTGCTGAATCATATCCTCTGTATTCAACCTTTTCAAGTCCTTCCAATAGAACTTCCACTGCATTTGTGTTAGTTCCTGAATATCCAATTATTCCACACATAAAAAAAACCTCCTAAAAATTTTTATTATAAAAATAGGAGACTGTTACAATTATTTCTTTGTTATACAGATCACTCTGTATTTTTGTTAATAATGGTTGTAACCACCTTTGAAATATCCGCCGAAAATTCGATAATTTCAATCCTCGTCAACTCTAAAAAGAGTTCTGGCGCTTCGTTTACATAAATCTCCTATCTTAGATTATATTATAGTTTGAATAATTTAGCAAGTTTTTATATAATTTATAAAATAAAAAGGACTATTAAAATAGTCCTAAAAGATGTTTACTAATTAATATGGTGCCTGAGGCGGGACTTGAACCCGCACACTCCGAAGAATTCCAGATTTTGAGTCTGGTGCGTCTACCAATTCCACCACTCAGGCATTTTCTGGCGCACCTGGCAGGAGTCGAACCCACAACCCTCTGATCCGTAGTCAGATGCTCTATCCAATTGAGCCACAGATGCATATCGAATACTTAATAAGAATACCATATTATTTTTTTTATGTCAATCTAAAAATAAGAGTTGTACATTTTATTTCATGTACAACTCTTCTATTTAAAGACTATTTTTCATCCACAAAACCTAGTTCTTTTGCTCTATGACAAGCAAAGAAGTGAGCCTCTCCAACTTTTTCTAATTTTGGAGATTCTTTTGAACAGATTTCTGTTGCATAAACACATCTTTTTGCAAATCTACAACCAACTCCTGGATTGATAGGTGAAGTGATTTCTCCTTCAAGTTTAATTCTTTCCATTTTCTTTCTGATATTAATTGTAGGTATTGCTGATAATAAAGCCTTAGTATAAGGGTGAATAGGATTTTTGAATAAGTCCTTTGATGGAGCTTTTTCAACAAGTTCTCCCAAATACATAACTGCTATATCATTTGAGAAATATTTTACAACTGATAGGTCATGTGTTATAAACATATATGTTAAACCTAATTTTTCTTGTAAATCTTTCATCAAGTTTAAAACTTGTGCTTGTATAGACACGTCAAGAGCTGATACTGGTTCATCACAAACTATGAATTTAGGATTTAAAGCTAGGGCTCTAGCTATACCTATTCTTTGTCTTCTTCCTCCATCAAGTTCATGAGGATAAGTATTAACAAGTCTTTGGCTTAAACCAACTGTATCCATTAGTTCTTTTACTCTATTATTAAGTTCTTCTTTAGTCTTACATTTATTATGAATAATTAAAGGTTCAGCAATAATTTCACTAACTGTCATTCTTGGGTTTAAAGAAGCGAATGGGTCTTGG
This genomic interval carries:
- a CDS encoding aminopeptidase P family protein, whose product is MEIDKRIEAARKSMKKHKVDAYIVTSSDYHQSEYIGEYFQGREYLSGFTGSAGILVIFNDEACLWTDGRYHIQAENQLKGSEIKLFKQGNIGVPTYKEYIVSKLAENSKIGIDAKILLSSDVNEILSKKKFKIVDFDLLAEVWEKRPALAAERIFILEDKYTGKSYKEKVKEIRASLKEKNADYNIISSLDDIAWIYNFRGDDVQHNPVALSFTVISEKKSSLYINEDKLTKEAKKYFKDNKVEVKGYFEFFEDIKKLKGNILVDFNKTSYAIYEAISKNNLINSMNPSTYLKSHKNETEIANTKEIHVQDGVAIVKFMYWLKNNYKKGNITEFSAEEKINSLREKIEGYIDLSFHTISAFGKNAAMMHYSAPEKNSTKIEDGVYLLDSGGTYLKGTTDITRTFFLGKVGKQEKIDNTLVLKGMLALSRAKFLFGATGTNLDILARQFLWNVGIDYKCGTGHGVGHILNVHEGPHGIRFQYNPQRLEVGMIVTNEPGAYIEGSHGIRIENELLVKEACETEHGKFLEFETITYAPIDLDGIVKSLLTKEEKEQLNIYHKEVYEKLKPYLTKAEQAFLKEYTKEI
- a CDS encoding flavin reductase family protein yields the protein MRKNYETSKLYYGFPVILLGYKDVNFKYNFTTNSSSYTLGDMMVIGLHCRSNAAKQIMNSKEFTVNIPSENLMDEIEIGGFFHKVDKIQLSKLDYEIGEFIDAPIFTACPVSMECKVENVVMYGETANIIASIKKRVVNPILIEDGKLNSDKLNSVLFFGDDNEKIYRYLRNLSDKAGKFYKNKFE
- the glmS gene encoding glutamine--fructose-6-phosphate transaminase (isomerizing); protein product: MCGIIGYSGTNTNAVEVLLEGLEKVEYRGYDSAGIAFVTDKGIQIEKKEGKLDNLRNHMKQFEVLSCTGIGHTRWATHGVPTDRNAHPHYSENRDVALIHNGIIENYVEIKKELMEQGVKFSSDTDSEVVAQLFSKLYDGDLYSTLKKVLKRIRGTYAFAIIHKDFPDRMICCRSHSPLIVGLGEHQNFIASDVSAILKYTRDIIYLEDGDVVLVTKDNVTVYDKDEKEVKREVKKVEWNFEQASKGGYAHFMIKEIEEQPEIFEKTLGVYTDKEKNVNFDEQLEGINLHNIDRIYIVACGTAYYAGLQGQYFMKKLLGIDVFTDIASEFRYNDPVITDKTLAIFVSQSGETIDTLMSMKYAKEKGAKTLAISNVLGSTITREADNVIYTLAGPEISVASTKAYSSQVLVLYLLSLYMGAKLGKLEEKDYVKYISDINLVKENISGLIKEKEKIHEIAKRIKDVKNGFYLGRGIDEKVAREGSLKMKEINYIHTEALAAGELKHGSIALIEQGVLVVAISTNLEMDEKVVSNIKEVKARGAYVVGVCKEGSLVPEVVDDVIQIKDSGELLSPVLAVVALQYLAYYTSLEKGFDVDKPRNLAKSVTVE
- a CDS encoding ABC transporter ATP-binding protein, with the translated sequence MSKVLLEVKNLKKYFQTPKGQLHAVDNVNFAIEEGKTLGVVGESGCGKSTTGRTILRLLEATDGEIIFEGKNIRDYSKAEMKKLREEMQIIFQDPFASLNPRMTVSEIIAEPLIIHNKCKTKEELNNRVKELMDTVGLSQRLVNTYPHELDGGRRQRIGIARALALNPKFIVCDEPVSALDVSIQAQVLNLMKDLQEKLGLTYMFITHDLSVVKYFSNDIAVMYLGELVEKAPSKDLFKNPIHPYTKALLSAIPTINIRKKMERIKLEGEITSPINPGVGCRFAKRCVYATEICSKESPKLEKVGEAHFFACHRAKELGFVDEK